The proteins below are encoded in one region of Aspergillus nidulans FGSC A4 chromosome III:
- a CDS encoding uncharacterized protein (transcript_id=CADANIAT00006088), translating to MEVDISPPGGTRPATPLLGENSDPPSGPTTPTPLPRNSLKRRALFSPQKTPTAAPVPVSHTPQAPSICEQVGMVADDQLALLHDWKLAMTSLAKALDLTVSSLQGRPRDLARELAARFVTLAKQDSPQQISQMPVVAPPQPPRQMEQPNHPPTPEASKSPLNRQTSQPTTWASLTAPRTGQGNWQTIAPEHHMQAKQTAQRRLKQSNKTDHRIFLRLPASSSLRAIGPHGIRVTLAGKVPDGITQVQVISTGYAITTTEQGKAFLLSEKAASLAGDGYFEIPTEYHQTLAWKQSALLALSLSWPSSQNTQ from the exons atggaggtggatatctcccccccaggcggaacccgtccggcgactccgctcctgggtgaaaactctgaccccccctcaggacctaccaccccgacccccctaccccggaactccctgaagagaagggccttattctccccgcagaagactcccactgcagctccagtccctgtatcccataCGCCGCAAGCCCCGTCGATCTGCGAACAGGTcggcatggtagcagacgaccagctagcccttcttcatgattggaaactagccatgacctcccttgccaaagctctagatctaactgtctcctccctacagggccgcccaagagacctggcccgggagcttgcagccagattcgtcacccttgcaaagcaggactcccctcagcagatttctcagATGCCTGTggttgcacccccacagccacccagacagatggaacagccaaaccatcctcccactcctgaagcttccaaaAGCCCCCTGAACaggcaaacctcgcagcctacaacctgggcatccctaacagctccaagaactggccaggggaactggcaaactattgcccctgAACACcatatgcaagccaagcaaacagcacaacgaaggctgaagcagtcaaacaagactgaccaccgcatcttcctccgcctcccggcctcctccagcctccgagctattggaccacatggcatccgggtcacccttgctgggaaggttccggACGGGATCACACAGGTACAAGTAATATCAACCGGGTATGCAATcactacaacagaacagggcaaggctttcctactatcagagaaggctgcaagcctagctggggatgggtacTTTGAAATTCCAACAGAGTAccaccag ACATTagcatggaagcagagcgcattaCTGGCATTAAGCctctcatggccaagctctcaaaacacccagtag
- a CDS encoding guanine nucleotide exchange factor (transcript_id=CADANIAT00006089), whose amino-acid sequence MDQMKAHIAPLKIEKGNNFRPIINRFYSNESQITPPTTPHTTTDDSEMDRSESNRTVFHNYLRAFYPFHPTGDVSPSTVTLPLDQGDIILVHSVHTNGWADGTLLDTGDRGWLPTNYCEAYDQAPMRPLLKALTDFWDIIRGGCGSPLIDFGNQDLVRGLIAGVRFLLEKSDCLTRDSSLVKSHEGLRRNRKALLSDLSSLVRTTKKFQEISSGEPMQDEVEYMVDQMLLKAFRIVTRGVRFLDVWNEEVGLSRAIAELEQQQVQDIPPTPTSETFASAEDAASEVGTERNDSRMLNRSRLESRLSSRLESRLENRLESRLESRLDMSRASNRMDALDSQSSRPLSVSTKRISVSHRVSYSGPAAATARNQNLASERLTATYDAFLGVLGSFIGLHLQSRSSTELVITTEQAVRSCRALLTVIEAVCEHDAQGSTPLEQAKDTMYERLSELVFAARDAFRPANSPDDELVFMPDEGKRLVDAATDCVRAAGNCMAKARLVLEQSGDFELVANITEEAEDITPSALPEEKSTPQAQRTADVAEQRPQEMARLPPPPLQIPQCNNGSSLSTPGLTDDMTPASFQSRNEAITPATTEQPSSFQSSALSPSFDKLSFPSSPQDASFDDSLRRDSHAKSEVSDSFSRGVTSNASSFTYNNLRDSEMSGVSQTSTRATSPDIGMAPSLKNSVSYSTLAEENEETEANVLEKTYAHELIFKDGNVMGGSLRALVEKLTAHQSTPDAMFVSTFYLTFRLFASPMEFAEALVDRFNYIGETPRAASPVRLRVYNVFKGWLESHWRHDCDNVALDFIIEFSNTLLMQHLPNAAHRLLELTDKVTKLQGPVVPRLVSSMGKTNTAAAQYIHPDTPLPPPLLKKKELDLLSKWKNGEATISILDFDPLELARQFTIKESRIFCAILPEELLASEWMKKTGSLAVNVRGMSTLSTDLANLVADSILQLEEPKKRAAIIKHWVKIANKCLELNNYDSLMAIICSLNSSMISRLRRTWEVVSQKTKATLEYLRKIVDVGRNYAVLRQRLQNHVPPCLPFVGTYLTDLTFVDQGNQALRSLPTDDGEMAVINFDKHVKTAKIISELQRFQIPYRLTEVPELQAWMQNELVRVRSNGEMSMQTFYRRSLVLEPREVQPPRTTLQSESSSSSLLENAKDKFDFLSWATTSKTKSVTSNA is encoded by the coding sequence ATGGATCAAATGAAGGCCCATATTGCGCCATTGAAGATTGAAAAGGGAAATAACTTTCGGCCCATTATAAACCGATTCTATTCCAACGAAAGTCAGATCACACCACCAACAACACCTCATACGACTACTGACGACAGCGAGATGGATCGTTCAGAAAGCAACCGGACGGTCTTCCACAACTACCTTCGAGCATTTTATCCTTTCCACCCGACTGGAGACGTTTCTCCATCAACAGTTACTCTACCTCTTGATCAAGGCGACATCATTCTAGTACACTCTGTTCACACCAATGGCTGGGCCGACGGGACGCTGCTGGACACAGGCGATCGGGGCTGGTTACCCACCAACTACTGCGAAGCATACGACCAGGCTCCGATGCGTCCACTACTCAAGGCCTTGACGGATTTCTGGGACATCATCCGAGGAGGATGTGGATCACCTCTGATTGACTTTGGCAATCAGGACCTCGTACGGGGTCTGATTGCGGGTGTTCGGTTTCTCCTGGAGAAATCAGACTGTCTCACACGCGACTCATCCTTGGTGAAGAGCCACGAGGGCCTCCGACGGAATCGCAAAGCATTATTGTCAGATCTTTCGTCGCTTGTGCGGACCACGAAGAAATTCCAGGAAATTTCCAGCGGGGAGCCGATGCAGGACGAGGTCGAGTACATGGTCGACCAGATGCTTCTGAAAGCTTTCCGAATCGTAACTCGGGGAGTTCGATTTCTCGATGTATGGAATGAAGAGGTCGGTCTCAGCAGGGCGATCGCCGAActtgagcagcagcaagttcAGGACATACCTCCGACGCCGACATCCGAGACCTTTGCTTCTGCGGAGGATGCTGCATCCGAAGTGGGGACGGAGCGGAACGACTCCAGAATGCTCAACCGAAGCCGATTGGAGAGTCGACTTTCCAGTCGACTGGAAAGTCGATTGGAAAACCGGTTAGAGTCGAGACTGGAGAGTCGTCTGGATATGAGTCGGGCTTCGAATCGGATGGACGCGTTGGACTCGCAATCTTCCCGTCCACTGTCGGTATCTACCAAACGCATTTCTGTCTCACACCGGGTGTCGTACAGTGGCCCggccgccgccaccgcccGAAACCAAAATCTCGCCTCGGAGCGTCTTACGGCCACGTACGATGCGTTCCTGGGGGTCTTAGGCTCCTTTATTGGTCTGCATCTACAATCTCGCTCTTCAACTGAACTAGTTATCACGACCGAGCAGGCAGTGCGCTCTTGCCGTGCGCTGCTGACGGTGATTGAAGCCGTCTGCGAACATGATGCGCAGGGCAGCACTCCGCTGGAACAGGCCAAAGATACCATGTATGAACGGTTGTCGGAACTAGTGTTTGCTGCTCGCGATGCCTTTCGACCCGCTAACTCGCCCGACGATGAGCTGGTGTTCATGCCGGACGAGGGCAAGCGCCTGGTTGATGCGGCAACCGATTGCGTGCGAGCGGCTGGTAACTGCATGGCCAAAGCTCGCCTGGTGCTCGAGCAGAGCGGTGACTTCGAATTAGTCGCCAACATCaccgaagaggctgaggataTTACGCCTAGCGCGCTACCCGAGGAGAAATCTACCCCACAAGCGCAGCGCACGGCAGACGTGGCAGAGCAACGTCCTCAGGAGATGGCACGACTGCCCCCACCACCGCTACAGATCCCCCAATGCAACAATGGCTCCTCATTATCCACTCCTGGGCTGACGGATGACATGACCCCTGCTTCTTTCCAATCCCGCAACGAAGCTATTACCCCTGCAACAACCGAGCAGCCATCATCGTTTCAATCTTCTGCCCTGTCCCCCAGCTTTGACAAGCtatccttcccctcctccccccAAGATGCTTCGTTCGATGACTCCCTCCGACGCGACAGTCATGCGAAGTCTGAGGTCAGCGACTCGTTCAGTCGAGGCGTCACTAGCAACGCAAGCAGCTTCACTTACAACAACCTCCGGGACTCGGAAATGAGCGGTGTGTCCCAGACCTCTACCAGGGCGACGTCGCCTGACATTGGAATGGCCCCGTCTCTCAAGAACAGTGTCAGTTACTCAACTCTAgccgaggagaacgaggagacaGAGGCCAACGTTCTGGAGAAGACATATGCTCATGAACTGATCTTCAAGGATGGAAACGTGATGGGTGGTAGTCTTCGGGCCTTGGTTGAGAAATTGACGGCCCACCAGTCGACGCCGGACGCGATGTTCGTCTCGACATTCTACCTGACCTTCCGTCTCTTCGCCTCTCCGATGGAGTTCGCCGAGGCTCTGGTTGACCGCTTCAATTACATCGGTGAGACTCCCCGTGCAGCTTCTCCTGTTCGACTGCGGGTGTACAACGTCTTCAAGGGGTGGCTCGAGTCTCACTGGCGTCATGACTGCGATAACGTAGCCTTggacttcatcatcgagtTTTCGAATACTCTCCTCATGCAGCACCTACCGAATGCGGCGCATCGTCTCCTGGAGTTGACCGACAAGGTCACCAAGCTCCAAGGGCCAGTAGTCCCTCGGCTTGTCTCCTCCATGGGCAAGACCAACACCGCGGCGGCGCAGTATATTCACCCCGACACCCCTCTCCCACCGCCGTTgctaaagaagaaggagctcgaTCTGCTCAGTAAGTGGAAGAATGGCGAAGCCACGATCAGCATTCTAGACTTCGACCCATTGGAACTTGCGCGGCAGTTCACGATCAAGGAATCGCGGATCTTCTGCGCCATTCTACCCGAAGAACTGCTCGCAAGcgagtggatgaagaagaccggaTCGCTTGCGGTCAATGTCCGCGGTATGTCTACCTTGTCTACCGATCTGGCGAATCTTGTTGCAGATTCAATTCTACAACTCGAGGAGCCAAAGAAACGCGCTGCCATTATCAAGCACTGGGTGAAAATTGCAAACAAGTGCCTGGAACTCAACAACTACGACTCGCTCATGGCAATTATTTGCTCACTCAACTCGTCTATGATCTCGCGGCTTCGGCGTACGTGGGAAGTTGTTTCTCAGAAGACAAAGGCGACGCTGGAATACCTGCGGAAGATTGTTGATGTCGGCCGAAATTATGCCGTACTTCGACAGCGTCTGCAGAACCACGTGCCTCCCTGTCTGCCATTTGTCGGAACCTACTTGACCGACCTGACATTTGTGGACCAAGGCAACCAGGCGCTTCGCAGTCTCCCGACTGACGACGGTGAGATGGCTGTAATCAACTTTGACAAGCACGTCAAAACTGCGAAAATCATCAGCGAGCTGCAGCGCTTCCAGATCCCGTACCGCCTGACCGAAGTACCGGAGCTGCAGGCTTGGATGCAGAACGAACTGGTGCGCGTGCGATCCAATGGTGAAATGAGTATGCAGACCTTCTACCGCCGCTCGCTTGTCCTAGAGCCGCGCGAAGTTCAGCCGCCGCGCACCACGCTGCAGTCGGAGTCTagctcctcctctctccTGGAAAACGCTAAAGACAAATTTGATTTCTTGTCGTGGGCCACGACCTCGAAGACCAAGTCGGTGACAAGCAATGCTTAG